One genomic segment of Fervidobacterium pennivorans includes these proteins:
- a CDS encoding ABC transporter ATP-binding protein — protein MLLLKTVGLTKYYGKKLAIENISFSVSEGEIVGFVGPNGAGKTTTIRTIMGFLNPNDGLIEIFGQRVTKRNFKDIVKNIGYVPGEVNYYDDERVETILRFYKSFYSNFDDEYCEELCRKFDLPLRKKFEELSSGNKKKVAIIQSLAHKPKLIIMDEPTNGLDPFVQRLLYTTLEELRDKGVGILLSSHILSEVQRLCDRVIFIKEGHIVEPKRFEPNMKKIILKVADNAVEVIKWLLNDFPEITDLHQIDDGLILYMKWNTERFKKFIQNINFEDITIEDLSIEDIFEELYQPTIKVVDDTF, from the coding sequence ATGTTGCTATTGAAAACTGTTGGATTAACTAAGTATTACGGCAAGAAATTGGCAATAGAGAATATCAGTTTTTCAGTATCCGAAGGTGAGATCGTAGGTTTTGTTGGACCAAACGGTGCTGGGAAAACAACTACAATACGTACAATAATGGGATTCTTAAATCCAAATGATGGACTTATTGAGATATTTGGTCAGCGAGTAACCAAAAGGAATTTTAAAGATATTGTCAAAAATATTGGATATGTACCTGGAGAAGTTAACTACTACGATGACGAAAGAGTGGAAACAATTTTGAGATTCTACAAAAGTTTCTATAGCAATTTTGATGATGAATACTGCGAAGAATTATGCCGAAAGTTTGACCTTCCGTTAAGGAAAAAATTTGAAGAGCTGTCAAGTGGTAATAAGAAGAAGGTAGCTATTATACAATCATTAGCTCACAAACCAAAGTTGATAATAATGGATGAACCGACCAACGGACTCGATCCGTTTGTACAAAGATTATTGTACACTACTTTGGAAGAGTTAAGGGACAAAGGCGTTGGTATTTTACTTTCTTCCCATATTCTTAGCGAGGTACAAAGACTTTGTGATAGAGTTATATTTATCAAAGAAGGACATATTGTGGAACCAAAGAGGTTTGAACCTAACATGAAAAAGATAATCCTCAAAGTTGCCGATAACGCTGTTGAAGTGATAAAATGGCTTTTAAACGACTTTCCAGAAATCACAGATTTGCACCAAATAGACGATGGATTGATTCTTTATATGAAATGGAATACGGAAAGATTCAAAAAATTCATTCAAAATATAAATTTCGAGGATATAACGATAGAAGATTTATCAATTGAAGATATATTTGAAGAGTTATATCAACCAACTATTAAAGTAGTTGATGATACTTTTTGA
- a CDS encoding ComF family protein, producing MKSLKFNSDLSKLFRYFEDTFENVLNLTTDTECVVCGSQSFGKRLCKDCALVINGPPAITTQKVGPHEVHYFGFYEDKLREFILAYKFKNHHSLAKSFGEMLYKTVVVNNIPVELITYVPATKSAKKKRGYDHMRLIAIELSKKLRIPMVDALKAVRETDQLLTKDRAEAVKGKFVLRKEAKLLEGKKIILIDDVLTTGNTMLEAVRILKSAKPDNISCCVIALNKG from the coding sequence ATGAAATCATTGAAATTTAACAGCGACTTATCAAAACTGTTTAGATATTTTGAGGACACATTTGAAAATGTATTGAACCTAACGACTGACACAGAATGTGTGGTGTGTGGTTCGCAAAGTTTTGGTAAAAGACTTTGCAAAGATTGTGCTTTGGTAATCAATGGTCCTCCTGCAATAACAACACAAAAAGTAGGTCCCCACGAAGTCCATTATTTTGGATTTTACGAAGATAAGCTTAGGGAATTCATCTTAGCTTATAAATTCAAAAACCATCATTCGCTTGCAAAAAGTTTTGGTGAAATGTTATACAAAACGGTTGTAGTAAATAACATACCAGTTGAACTCATAACATACGTTCCAGCGACAAAAAGTGCCAAGAAAAAACGTGGATACGACCATATGAGACTTATTGCTATTGAACTTTCAAAAAAGTTACGAATACCAATGGTAGATGCACTGAAAGCCGTTCGTGAAACAGACCAACTACTAACAAAAGACAGGGCAGAGGCTGTTAAAGGGAAGTTCGTCTTAAGAAAAGAAGCAAAACTTTTAGAAGGTAAGAAAATAATTCTAATCGATGACGTTTTGACAACTGGTAATACCATGTTAGAGGCTGTAAGAATACTTAAGAGCGCAAAACCTGATAATATAAGTTGTTGCGTGATAGCTTTAAACAAAGGTTGA
- a CDS encoding ABC transporter permease, whose product MNTEFRRVLRKIFRNPSAILGFSLLIFFILVAIFAPVIAKPLNPMMLDEEGKPMKLDNPYIMPIITWSSEPVPPSREHPFGMIQGRDIFYGVVWGTRTAFYIGLTVTILSTIFGIIIGSIAGYYGGWIDEILMRITDTFMSIPFLLAAMVLTTILGNGLDKVMIAMTVFGWMGAARLIRANILQVKEEQFVLAAKALGVKDFFIIIRHILPNTIFPVLIQASMRMGSLVITAAGLSFLGLGAPLGYADWGSMLNFTRNWILGTSGSAFTYWYAVFYPGMAMVLFVLAWNLVGDALRDVFDPRLK is encoded by the coding sequence ATGAACACGGAATTCAGACGAGTTTTGAGAAAGATATTTAGAAATCCTTCTGCTATTCTTGGTTTTTCGCTTCTTATATTTTTCATCCTCGTGGCTATATTCGCACCAGTCATCGCAAAACCATTGAATCCGATGATGCTCGATGAGGAAGGTAAACCAATGAAGTTAGATAATCCCTACATAATGCCAATTATTACTTGGAGTTCAGAACCTGTTCCTCCATCACGTGAACATCCGTTTGGTATGATACAGGGAAGAGACATATTTTACGGAGTTGTGTGGGGCACAAGGACTGCGTTTTATATAGGGTTGACCGTTACTATACTTTCTACGATTTTCGGTATTATAATTGGTTCAATTGCTGGTTACTATGGTGGATGGATTGATGAAATACTTATGAGAATCACAGATACCTTTATGTCCATCCCGTTCCTTTTGGCTGCAATGGTTTTAACCACAATCTTAGGTAACGGTCTTGACAAGGTTATGATTGCAATGACTGTCTTTGGTTGGATGGGTGCTGCAAGGCTTATCAGGGCTAATATTCTTCAAGTCAAAGAAGAGCAATTCGTTTTAGCTGCCAAGGCACTTGGAGTTAAGGACTTCTTCATTATAATAAGACATATCCTGCCAAACACTATATTCCCAGTTCTTATTCAAGCATCGATGCGTATGGGGTCTCTTGTCATCACTGCAGCAGGTCTTTCGTTCTTGGGACTTGGTGCGCCTCTGGGATATGCCGACTGGGGTTCAATGCTCAATTTCACAAGGAACTGGATACTTGGGACAAGTGGTTCAGCATTTACGTATTGGTATGCGGTCTTTTATCCAGGTATGGCTATGGTTTTGTTTGTGCTTGCCTGGAACCTCGTCGGTGATGCTTTGAGAGACGTATTTGACCCAAGACTGAAATAA
- a CDS encoding ABC transporter ATP-binding protein, with protein MEKKQPLLSVRNLRTYFYTEDGVVKAVDGVDFDVYEGETLGIVGESGSGKSVTSLAIMRLLDPKGRIEEGSQIIFNGKNLLELSEDEMRKIRGNDIAMIFQEPMVALNPVFTIGEQIMEAILLHQDVDKKTARQMAIEMLRKVGIPEPEKRVDEYPHELSGGMRQRAMIAMALSCRPKLLIADEPTTALDVTIQAQILELMKELQEEYGMAIILITHDVGVIAENADRVVVMYGGKVMETTDVKTLFKKPKHPYTWGLLNSIPRLDVEQERLYSIPGMVPDPLHFPPGCRFSNRCDFKEERCTIEMPELVEVEPGHYSRCFFYHKLEEAQKILKAGEGA; from the coding sequence TTGGAAAAAAAGCAACCACTTTTGAGTGTAAGAAATTTAAGGACGTATTTCTATACAGAAGACGGAGTCGTCAAAGCAGTTGATGGTGTTGACTTTGACGTTTACGAGGGTGAAACTCTTGGAATCGTTGGTGAATCTGGAAGTGGTAAGAGTGTTACCTCCCTTGCCATAATGAGACTACTCGACCCAAAGGGACGAATAGAAGAAGGCAGCCAGATAATATTTAACGGTAAGAACTTATTAGAACTCAGCGAAGATGAAATGAGAAAAATCAGAGGTAACGATATTGCTATGATATTCCAAGAACCAATGGTAGCATTGAACCCAGTGTTTACAATAGGCGAACAGATTATGGAAGCTATTTTACTTCACCAGGATGTTGATAAGAAAACAGCAAGACAGATGGCAATAGAAATGCTAAGAAAAGTTGGAATTCCCGAACCGGAAAAACGAGTGGATGAATATCCGCATGAATTATCAGGTGGTATGAGGCAGAGGGCAATGATTGCCATGGCTCTTTCTTGTAGGCCAAAGCTCTTGATAGCGGACGAACCAACAACAGCTTTAGACGTTACCATCCAAGCTCAAATACTTGAGCTTATGAAAGAACTTCAAGAAGAATATGGCATGGCAATTATACTCATTACTCACGATGTCGGTGTGATTGCTGAAAATGCTGACAGAGTTGTCGTTATGTACGGTGGAAAAGTCATGGAAACCACCGATGTGAAGACGCTCTTTAAGAAACCCAAGCATCCATACACATGGGGACTTTTGAATTCCATTCCGAGGCTCGATGTTGAGCAGGAAAGACTTTACAGTATACCAGGAATGGTTCCAGACCCATTGCACTTCCCACCGGGTTGCCGATTCAGCAACAGGTGTGACTTTAAGGAAGAAAGATGTACAATTGAAATGCCAGAGCTTGTAGAGGTTGAACCAGGGCATTATTCAAGGTGTTTCTTCTACCATAAGTTAGAAGAAGCACAGAAGATACTTAAGGCTGGTGAAGGCGCATGA
- a CDS encoding ABC transporter permease subunit, producing MKVFRWEFRRNLRPLIIWLVFIVGIQFMYSSLFQSFAGELFSTKIQLLPKGFLKIFGIQEIDFSNILHFFAMQGQIWIFLFATFYVMRLSSSIIVKEENERTVDFVLSKPISRRRYVFEKILLVSINLVIYDGVIALSLLYMFDKYKIKPFDIVQFWYIVLSFVAVHVFTALIGIITSTIFRKRNTADTVTLFLLGFFYILGLIARVYEKYSYIKKLTPFGIFDPADIIKTNSFNYKAFVFIILLYLACTIFSVLYYERKDIYA from the coding sequence ATGAAGGTCTTTAGATGGGAGTTCAGAAGGAACCTGAGGCCCTTAATAATATGGCTCGTTTTTATCGTTGGTATTCAATTCATGTATTCTTCCCTCTTTCAAAGTTTTGCTGGGGAATTATTTAGTACAAAAATTCAGCTACTTCCTAAGGGGTTTTTAAAGATATTTGGTATTCAGGAAATTGATTTCAGCAATATCCTCCACTTCTTTGCCATGCAAGGACAGATTTGGATATTCTTGTTTGCAACGTTCTATGTTATGCGTTTATCTTCTTCAATTATCGTGAAAGAAGAAAACGAAAGAACTGTAGATTTTGTGTTAAGTAAACCAATTTCGAGGAGAAGATATGTCTTTGAGAAGATTCTCCTTGTGAGTATTAACCTTGTTATTTATGATGGAGTAATTGCACTTTCGCTTTTGTATATGTTTGACAAATACAAAATCAAGCCGTTTGATATCGTGCAATTTTGGTATATCGTTCTTTCTTTTGTTGCTGTACATGTATTTACGGCTTTAATTGGAATAATCACATCAACTATTTTCAGAAAAAGGAATACGGCTGATACAGTAACACTCTTCTTACTTGGTTTTTTCTATATTCTTGGATTAATAGCAAGAGTGTATGAGAAATATTCATATATTAAGAAACTAACCCCGTTTGGCATATTTGACCCTGCAGATATAATTAAGACTAATTCGTTCAACTATAAAGCTTTTGTCTTCATTATTCTTTTATACCTTGCGTGCACTATTTTCTCGGTTCTATATTATGAAAGAAAGGATATATATGCTTAA
- a CDS encoding metallophosphoesterase, whose product MSTESNKKTSKHSQLWMIISDSHDNIPKIRKFIEVAKQREITHVFHLGDIVSPFMAPYFLLEGVKFIGIFGNNDGEKLFLMQKFQNKLHNQPYEMEESGFRIFLMHEPYALIPAIKSQLYDFVFYGHTHQIDIRKEGRTLVINPGESCGYLTGKATAVILNPETREYEIIEI is encoded by the coding sequence ATGTCGACGGAATCGAACAAGAAAACGAGCAAGCACAGTCAACTGTGGATGATAATAAGTGATTCGCATGACAACATACCTAAAATCAGGAAATTCATAGAAGTTGCTAAGCAGAGAGAAATAACACATGTATTTCATTTAGGGGATATAGTTTCACCTTTTATGGCTCCGTATTTTCTTTTGGAAGGGGTTAAGTTCATAGGTATATTTGGTAATAACGATGGCGAAAAATTGTTCTTAATGCAGAAATTTCAAAACAAACTTCATAACCAACCATATGAAATGGAAGAGTCCGGTTTTAGAATCTTTCTGATGCACGAACCTTATGCACTAATACCTGCTATAAAATCCCAGCTTTACGATTTCGTCTTTTACGGTCATACACATCAAATTGATATTAGGAAAGAAGGTCGCACATTGGTAATCAATCCAGGCGAATCTTGCGGTTATCTCACGGGGAAAGCTACAGCTGTGATTCTTAACCCCGAAACACGTGAGTATGAAATCATTGAAATTTAA
- a CDS encoding ABC transporter permease encodes MTTFIIRRLLLLPLIVLGVSLIIFSLFQILGPDKLLASYVNPNVFDKLTPAELDALKEKYGLNKPFVERYGKWLFNALKGDLGWSQVGKEPVLKAIWSRFPYTLELALYALFPVVGVGIWLGVTAAVKRDKFLDHFIRIIAIIGWSFPDFVFGLLVLMVFYSVLGWFPPGNLSQWAEEIVKSPQYLKVTHLLTIDALINGRLDIFWDALRHIIGPVITLSFLWWAYLLRITRSSMLEVLSKEYVRTARAKGVPEKDVIHKHAKRNAMIPVVTVAGAMVIGLLSGTVIIEVIFNRTGIGRLAAEASVQLDYATVLGTTLFYSIILVLGNLIIDILYAVFDPRVRLG; translated from the coding sequence TTGACAACGTTTATTATCAGAAGGTTACTCCTGTTACCACTCATCGTGTTGGGTGTGTCGCTGATTATCTTCTCGCTCTTCCAGATACTGGGTCCAGATAAGCTTCTTGCTTCATACGTTAACCCAAACGTATTTGATAAGTTGACCCCAGCTGAGCTGGATGCTTTGAAGGAGAAGTACGGTTTGAACAAACCTTTTGTTGAAAGGTACGGTAAATGGTTATTTAATGCACTCAAAGGTGACCTTGGTTGGTCACAGGTTGGAAAAGAACCTGTTTTGAAAGCGATTTGGAGTAGGTTCCCGTACACACTTGAACTTGCTCTGTATGCATTATTCCCAGTTGTTGGCGTAGGTATTTGGCTTGGTGTTACTGCAGCAGTTAAACGCGATAAGTTCTTAGACCACTTCATTAGGATTATCGCAATCATTGGATGGTCTTTCCCGGACTTTGTTTTTGGATTGCTCGTGCTTATGGTCTTTTATTCAGTGCTTGGTTGGTTCCCTCCGGGAAACCTTTCACAATGGGCTGAAGAAATTGTCAAGTCACCCCAGTACTTAAAGGTCACACACCTTCTTACAATTGATGCTCTTATTAACGGAAGACTTGATATTTTCTGGGATGCACTCAGGCACATAATAGGACCAGTCATAACTCTTTCATTCCTTTGGTGGGCGTATTTGTTAAGAATTACAAGGTCAAGTATGCTTGAAGTTCTTTCTAAAGAATATGTGAGGACTGCAAGAGCAAAAGGAGTTCCTGAAAAAGATGTTATACATAAGCACGCAAAGAGAAATGCTATGATTCCGGTTGTAACAGTTGCAGGTGCCATGGTAATAGGCTTGCTCTCGGGTACGGTTATAATCGAGGTTATATTTAACAGAACAGGTATAGGAAGATTAGCTGCTGAAGCTTCTGTTCAACTTGATTACGCTACAGTGTTAGGAACTACTCTGTTCTATTCGATAATCTTAGTGCTCGGTAACCTCATCATTGATATACTATACGCAGTATTCGACCCACGTGTCAGACTTGGTTAA
- a CDS encoding IspD/TarI family cytidylyltransferase, with the protein MSQKAYALLMFGGVGARFGWDKPKQFYVIDEIRRKTLLQFVVQKFVDFKLFDKIVVVCPEKYLDETKKLLREYINLLDFVIGGDTREHSVWNGLAFLENFASEEDIVVIHDGARPLVSKEIVQKNIECAKHYGAVVTAINATDTVSYSESGERVDEIIPRSKVFIHQTPQTFKYHIIKSAMESCIEILHTFTDEASIVTAFGIDVYYISGSRMNIKVTTLEDVIFVKRHLNDEHLD; encoded by the coding sequence ATGAGTCAAAAGGCATACGCTCTTTTAATGTTCGGGGGTGTTGGGGCTCGATTTGGTTGGGATAAACCTAAACAATTCTATGTTATCGACGAAATTCGCAGAAAAACATTGTTACAGTTCGTTGTTCAAAAGTTTGTAGATTTCAAACTCTTTGATAAAATAGTTGTTGTCTGTCCTGAAAAATACTTGGATGAAACCAAAAAATTGCTACGTGAATATATCAATTTGCTTGATTTTGTGATTGGTGGCGACACAAGAGAACATTCCGTTTGGAATGGACTGGCTTTCTTAGAAAATTTTGCAAGTGAAGAAGACATCGTTGTTATCCATGACGGTGCACGTCCTCTTGTAAGTAAAGAAATTGTTCAAAAGAACATAGAGTGCGCTAAACACTATGGCGCTGTAGTAACGGCAATCAACGCAACCGATACGGTCAGTTATTCCGAAAGCGGTGAAAGAGTAGATGAAATAATTCCGCGCAGTAAGGTATTCATTCATCAAACACCGCAAACTTTTAAATACCATATTATAAAGAGTGCTATGGAATCATGTATAGAGATTCTTCACACTTTCACCGACGAAGCATCAATAGTTACAGCATTCGGAATTGATGTTTATTATATCAGCGGGAGCAGGATGAATATAAAAGTTACGACATTAGAAGATGTGATTTTTGTTAAACGACATTTGAATGATGAGCATTTAGACTGA
- a CDS encoding ABC transporter substrate-binding protein gives MRKIFLTLLLVLSVTFFAATKVVFWHAMGGAQGETLNQIVKAFNESHPDIVVEAIYIGNYNALQQKLLAGAQAGQLPTISQAYANWTAKLLQSKIVEPLNKYMNDPKIGITKEEWEDVFKAFRDNCTWGNTVYAVPFNKSLYIMYYNATALSAAGIGVPKTINELLYAAKALTKDKNKDGKPDVYGFAFRTTVDTFQIFLMMRGGEIVKKDKSGKYVSAIDSPETREVLSFFKKLLDDKVAFAQGGYLNDIFGQGTVLMYIDTIAGRTYVEQSTKGKFQWAWAPVPVWKTRNVPFAGTDIIMFSTAKEDEKRAAWEFMKYLISPEVTAYWAVNTGYLPVRRSALQTTIWKQAAKADPLIEIPLQQIDNAKMDPQLSVWTEIRNVVSTMFNDFINGKVDMETAIKKADTEIKKYLAEEYK, from the coding sequence ATGAGGAAGATTTTTTTGACACTCTTATTAGTTCTCTCAGTGACTTTCTTTGCTGCAACTAAGGTTGTTTTCTGGCATGCTATGGGTGGTGCGCAAGGCGAAACACTGAACCAGATTGTTAAAGCCTTCAACGAGTCTCACCCGGATATCGTTGTTGAGGCTATTTACATTGGAAACTACAACGCACTTCAACAGAAACTTCTCGCTGGAGCACAAGCAGGTCAACTCCCAACAATATCTCAAGCATACGCAAACTGGACAGCAAAGTTGCTACAAAGCAAGATTGTAGAACCGCTTAACAAATACATGAACGATCCAAAGATAGGAATAACGAAAGAAGAATGGGAAGACGTTTTCAAAGCGTTCAGGGACAACTGTACATGGGGCAACACAGTATACGCTGTTCCATTCAACAAGAGTCTTTACATCATGTACTACAACGCAACAGCACTTTCTGCAGCAGGTATAGGTGTACCGAAAACAATTAACGAACTTCTCTATGCTGCTAAAGCTCTTACGAAAGACAAAAATAAAGACGGAAAACCAGATGTCTATGGTTTTGCATTTAGAACCACAGTTGATACATTCCAGATTTTCCTCATGATGCGAGGTGGAGAAATCGTCAAGAAGGACAAGAGTGGCAAATACGTATCAGCAATTGATTCCCCAGAGACAAGAGAAGTACTCTCGTTCTTCAAAAAACTGCTTGACGACAAAGTTGCGTTTGCTCAAGGCGGTTATCTCAACGATATCTTTGGTCAAGGCACCGTTCTCATGTATATAGACACAATAGCTGGAAGAACTTACGTTGAACAATCAACCAAAGGTAAATTCCAGTGGGCCTGGGCGCCAGTACCAGTTTGGAAGACAAGAAACGTTCCATTTGCTGGTACAGACATAATTATGTTCTCCACTGCTAAAGAAGATGAAAAACGTGCTGCCTGGGAATTCATGAAATACCTTATTTCTCCAGAAGTCACGGCTTACTGGGCTGTGAACACAGGTTACTTGCCAGTTAGAAGATCCGCACTCCAGACAACCATTTGGAAACAAGCGGCAAAAGCCGACCCACTCATCGAAATACCATTGCAGCAGATTGACAACGCAAAAATGGATCCACAACTTTCTGTCTGGACCGAAATCAGAAACGTTGTAAGCACAATGTTTAACGACTTCATTAATGGAAAAGTCGATATGGAAACAGCTATAAAGAAGGCCGACACGGAGATTAAGAAATACTTAGCTGAAGAATACAAATAA
- a CDS encoding lysylphosphatidylglycerol synthase transmembrane domain-containing protein, which yields MKKILKNVLIALVIGLAIVNIIGIFFAKQDPISALKNYPFKAIVVLILLMASDYSSQAIRTMIIVRSLGYKITFFQSLENFFLTVFFSLVTPMSIGGQPFQIYHLTKLGIPSHEATNISLTRMFESVFITFTIDIMMLKIILRVLKGTLGLSLIMVGFFVTFGITIAGLLTFTNRDLLFAIFKFFSRVTKSKKLEERERKALEWLDMMTKSTRELFRKNYWTLIVDFILGILTSLIPSFMIKYAIEAVSARNVPLYVVWGVVNMLNTIVFYIPTPGSSGGVEGFYQLVFSHIYEPKAVMTGVFVFRLVTYYLIVLLGILLMWKFAGFREEVSHVDGIEQENEQAQSTVDDNK from the coding sequence GTGAAGAAGATTCTAAAAAACGTGCTAATAGCTTTAGTAATAGGTTTAGCTATAGTGAATATTATAGGTATCTTCTTTGCAAAACAAGACCCTATAAGTGCGCTTAAAAACTACCCATTCAAAGCTATAGTTGTTCTAATCTTACTAATGGCTTCAGATTACAGCTCTCAAGCTATCCGAACAATGATTATTGTGCGCAGTTTAGGTTACAAAATAACCTTTTTTCAATCACTCGAAAATTTCTTCCTTACAGTGTTCTTTTCTCTTGTGACTCCTATGTCGATAGGTGGTCAGCCTTTTCAGATATACCATCTTACAAAGTTAGGAATTCCCTCTCACGAAGCTACAAATATATCACTAACAAGAATGTTTGAAAGCGTCTTTATAACCTTTACGATAGACATCATGATGCTGAAAATTATACTCAGGGTTCTTAAGGGCACTCTCGGTTTGTCATTGATAATGGTAGGGTTCTTTGTTACATTTGGAATAACAATAGCTGGTCTTTTAACGTTCACCAACAGAGACTTGCTTTTCGCTATCTTTAAATTCTTTTCGAGAGTAACAAAATCAAAAAAACTTGAAGAAAGGGAAAGAAAGGCTTTAGAATGGCTCGATATGATGACAAAATCGACAAGAGAGCTGTTCCGCAAGAACTACTGGACCTTGATTGTTGATTTCATCCTGGGCATACTAACATCTTTAATTCCATCTTTCATGATTAAGTACGCAATTGAAGCTGTGAGTGCCAGAAACGTTCCATTATATGTTGTCTGGGGTGTAGTCAATATGCTCAATACAATTGTCTTTTATATCCCTACTCCAGGTTCAAGCGGTGGTGTTGAAGGGTTTTACCAATTAGTTTTCTCCCACATTTATGAACCAAAAGCTGTTATGACTGGGGTATTTGTGTTTAGGCTTGTAACATACTATCTTATTGTTTTACTTGGAATATTATTGATGTGGAAATTTGCAGGGTTCAGAGAGGAGGTTTCGCATGTCGACGGAATCGAACAAGAAAACGAGCAAGCACAGTCAACTGTGGATGATAATAAGTGA
- a CDS encoding ABC transporter ATP-binding protein, with the protein MMENRQAVTQTNNSPAKSEREVLLRIDNLVKHFPIRAGVFKRIVAWVKAVDGVSFEVYKGETVGLVGESGCGKTTVGMTLLRLYEPTSGRIIVEGEDTTHYFLPAWKAKKYVRKTYIERFKESGFVPKDDIDKKYYDIFTKKGEQGLIEYLTGDLQAKRLAFRREIQIVFQDPYSSLNPRMRIKNILAEGPLAHKMITKEQVIDTVGKALQEVGIHPTHMYRFPHEFSGGQRQRIGIARALLMNPKLIIADEAVAALDVSIRSQVINLMMDLQKEHDLTYLFISHDLSLIKYISSRVVVMYLGKVVETAPKKELFDEPLHPYTKALMSAIPVPNPEYKKQRIILQGDVPSPVNPPSGCPFHPRCPVAKPICSKEKPELREVKPEHFVACHFPGSL; encoded by the coding sequence ATGATGGAAAACAGACAGGCTGTCACTCAAACGAACAATAGTCCTGCTAAATCTGAGCGAGAAGTTCTCCTGCGTATAGACAACCTTGTCAAACACTTCCCAATTCGAGCAGGGGTTTTCAAACGCATCGTAGCGTGGGTCAAGGCCGTAGATGGAGTGAGCTTTGAAGTATACAAGGGTGAAACTGTCGGTCTTGTTGGTGAATCCGGATGTGGAAAAACCACCGTTGGTATGACGCTTTTGAGACTATATGAGCCAACGTCAGGAAGAATAATTGTAGAAGGCGAAGATACTACGCATTACTTCCTTCCAGCATGGAAGGCTAAGAAATACGTTAGGAAGACGTATATAGAAAGATTCAAAGAATCTGGCTTTGTCCCAAAGGACGACATTGATAAAAAATACTACGACATATTCACAAAGAAAGGTGAACAAGGTCTTATCGAATACTTAACTGGAGACTTGCAAGCCAAGCGATTAGCCTTTAGACGAGAGATTCAAATAGTTTTCCAGGACCCGTACAGCTCCTTGAACCCAAGGATGAGGATTAAGAATATACTTGCAGAAGGTCCTCTCGCTCACAAGATGATTACGAAAGAACAGGTAATTGATACCGTCGGAAAGGCTCTACAAGAAGTTGGAATACATCCAACTCACATGTACAGATTCCCACACGAATTTTCCGGTGGGCAAAGGCAGAGAATAGGTATCGCAAGAGCACTTTTGATGAACCCGAAGCTCATAATTGCAGATGAAGCAGTCGCGGCTCTTGATGTTTCTATCAGGTCGCAGGTTATAAACCTCATGATGGACCTGCAAAAAGAACATGATCTGACATACTTATTCATTTCACACGATTTGTCACTTATTAAATACATTTCAAGTAGGGTTGTTGTTATGTATTTAGGTAAAGTTGTTGAAACTGCTCCAAAAAAAGAGTTATTTGATGAGCCACTGCATCCTTACACAAAAGCATTAATGAGTGCGATTCCAGTACCAAATCCAGAGTACAAAAAGCAAAGGATAATTCTCCAAGGTGATGTTCCAAGCCCGGTAAATCCACCAAGTGGTTGTCCGTTCCACCCGAGATGTCCAGTAGCAAAACCAATTTGTTCAAAGGAAAAACCAGAACTAAGAGAGGTTAAGCCTGAACACTTCGTTGCGTGTCACTTCCCTGGAAGCCTATAA